A genomic segment from Vibrio panuliri encodes:
- a CDS encoding glyceraldehyde-3-phosphate dehydrogenase, whose amino-acid sequence MSPEKHLLDWQTNQTIAETISPLLGQLYRLKGVEVLVFGKTLVNAATIDIIKTHRLSRHYSGTALTPTQTLPIIQALAELPLSPCKVDVGQLADQYWQNHTDTHALKDFLHSALVTAMNGEGVGTPRDVVLYGFGRIGRLLTRLLVEKSGPGYPLRLRAIVVRGGKNGDLQKRASLLRRDSVHGQFNGSISVDEERKAIIANGNYIQIIYANQPEDVDYTQYGINNALVVDNTGVWRDSEGLSKHLASKGAEKVLLTAPGKGDIKNVVFGVNDQVIQPDDTIISAASCTTNAITPVLKALNDRYGIESGHIETVHSFTNDQNLIDNFHSGERRGRSASLNMVLTSTGAAKAVAKALPELAGKLTGNAIRVPTPNVSMAVANLNLANAADRESLNSYLREMALNSELSGQIDYTDSTEVVSTDLVGSRFAGVVDGAATIAQDKRCVLYIWYDNEFGYSCQVVHCMEQMMGVRYKTLP is encoded by the coding sequence ATGAGTCCTGAAAAACATCTGCTCGACTGGCAAACGAACCAAACCATTGCTGAAACAATCTCCCCTTTACTTGGACAGTTGTATCGACTGAAGGGTGTTGAAGTCCTCGTCTTTGGTAAGACACTGGTAAACGCCGCTACTATCGACATCATCAAAACCCATCGCCTTTCCCGTCACTATAGTGGCACAGCACTCACCCCAACCCAGACCTTACCCATCATTCAAGCACTCGCGGAATTACCTCTTTCTCCGTGCAAAGTCGATGTTGGTCAACTCGCTGACCAATATTGGCAAAACCATACCGACACACATGCTCTTAAAGACTTTCTTCATTCGGCACTCGTTACCGCGATGAATGGTGAGGGCGTTGGTACACCTAGAGACGTGGTTCTGTACGGTTTCGGCCGAATCGGTCGTCTACTGACACGTTTACTTGTTGAAAAAAGCGGCCCTGGTTACCCTCTCCGTTTACGTGCAATCGTGGTACGTGGCGGCAAGAATGGCGATCTACAGAAGCGCGCAAGTCTACTGCGTCGAGACTCGGTACATGGCCAATTCAACGGCAGTATCTCTGTAGACGAAGAACGCAAAGCGATCATTGCCAATGGCAATTACATCCAGATTATCTACGCAAATCAACCAGAAGACGTTGATTATACTCAGTATGGAATTAACAACGCTTTGGTGGTCGACAACACAGGTGTATGGCGAGATAGCGAAGGACTGAGTAAGCATCTAGCGTCTAAAGGTGCAGAAAAAGTGCTTCTGACAGCACCGGGGAAAGGAGATATCAAGAACGTTGTCTTTGGCGTAAATGATCAAGTGATCCAACCAGATGATACGATTATCTCTGCGGCAAGTTGTACCACCAATGCCATCACTCCGGTATTGAAAGCGCTAAATGATCGTTATGGTATCGAATCTGGACATATTGAAACCGTTCACTCATTCACCAATGATCAAAACCTCATCGACAACTTCCATAGTGGTGAACGCCGCGGACGCAGCGCGTCATTGAACATGGTACTCACTTCAACCGGAGCAGCCAAAGCGGTTGCTAAAGCACTGCCAGAATTAGCAGGCAAACTAACAGGCAATGCTATCCGAGTGCCAACACCGAATGTTTCTATGGCTGTTGCCAATCTAAATCTAGCTAATGCTGCCGACCGTGAAAGCCTCAATAGTTATTTGCGCGAAATGGCACTCAACTCTGAGCTATCAGGCCAAATCGATTACACAGATTCAACCGAAGTCGTGTCGACCGACCTTGTCGGTTCCCGTTTTGCTGGCGTTGTCGATGGCGCAGCAACGATTGCTCAAGACAAACGTTGCGTTCTGTATATTTGGTATGACAACGAGTTTGGATACAGTTGCCAAGTTGTGCACTGCATGGAGCAAATGATGGGTGTTAGGTATAAAACCCTTCCCTAG
- a CDS encoding DJ-1/PfpI family protein → MNKSHHVVALIFDDYETLDLHGPIEMLGRVEGVATAITLVAEKDVITSSQGTRILSDRLVSEPIPCDMFMTIGGVGTRSEIDNQKLLTWIVHQCEVSEKVFTVCTGAALLARAGVLDGIPATTNKLAYDWVVSLNDKVLWQRKARWVNHGKFLTSSGVAAGTDASLAYIAERFGYEQAKQVERVTEYIWNENADDDPYA, encoded by the coding sequence ATGAATAAGTCCCATCATGTAGTCGCGTTGATCTTTGATGACTATGAAACTCTAGACCTACATGGACCTATCGAAATGCTAGGTCGTGTGGAAGGTGTTGCAACTGCAATCACTTTGGTTGCAGAGAAAGACGTCATTACCAGTAGCCAAGGTACCCGAATTCTATCTGATCGTCTGGTGTCAGAGCCTATTCCTTGCGATATGTTTATGACCATTGGCGGCGTGGGCACGCGTAGTGAAATCGACAATCAGAAGTTATTAACTTGGATAGTGCATCAATGTGAGGTGTCTGAGAAAGTCTTTACTGTGTGCACGGGGGCGGCTCTACTCGCACGAGCAGGTGTGCTTGACGGCATCCCTGCGACCACCAATAAATTAGCTTATGATTGGGTGGTCTCGCTTAACGACAAGGTGTTGTGGCAGCGCAAAGCTCGATGGGTAAACCATGGTAAGTTTTTGACTTCGTCGGGAGTTGCTGCCGGTACTGATGCGTCACTGGCATATATTGCGGAGCGATTTGGATACGAGCAGGCGAAGCAGGTCGAAAGAGTTACAGAGTACATTTGGAATGAAAATGCAGACGACGATCCGTACGCCTAA
- a CDS encoding nucleoside triphosphate pyrophosphohydrolase family protein, with amino-acid sequence MLETMKLVQAKKLGTQGFTRTLDFDLAKLVEEVGELAIEVQINQGRLPQSKGGEDGIVGEAVDVVNVALDIAFLAMAQTGDLTVEQMAETLRHISARKLARWEEKVSLLESSNN; translated from the coding sequence ATGTTAGAAACAATGAAACTTGTTCAAGCCAAAAAACTTGGCACACAAGGATTCACACGCACTCTAGACTTTGACCTCGCTAAGCTTGTCGAAGAAGTGGGTGAACTCGCGATAGAAGTTCAAATCAATCAAGGTCGTTTACCTCAATCCAAAGGCGGAGAAGACGGTATCGTCGGTGAGGCCGTTGATGTCGTCAACGTCGCACTGGACATTGCGTTTCTTGCGATGGCTCAAACCGGCGATCTGACTGTTGAACAAATGGCAGAAACATTGCGTCATATCTCAGCAAGAAAGCTTGCTCGCTGGGAAGAGAAAGTCTCATTACTAGAATCTAGCAACAATTAG
- a CDS encoding pilus assembly FimT family protein: protein MKQSQGFTLIELVIVIVILAILAVTAAPRFLNLSSDARISVLKGAQGAVKSADSLVYSKAVRHGIESIPAASFAQGNIVIETEFGHVDNSKENLLKAVDLSGYFLDEYEDKDGKLVTTISTDKQLDTTEPSWQNLFQCRLDVHQASNGELLFNLVHIGC from the coding sequence ATGAAACAGAGTCAAGGTTTCACCCTAATAGAGTTGGTCATTGTCATCGTCATTCTTGCCATTCTCGCGGTAACAGCAGCACCGCGCTTCTTGAACCTAAGTAGCGATGCGCGGATTTCCGTTCTCAAAGGCGCTCAAGGTGCGGTAAAAAGTGCGGACAGCCTCGTTTACTCCAAGGCGGTTCGACATGGTATCGAGAGCATACCTGCGGCAAGTTTCGCTCAAGGTAACATTGTTATCGAGACAGAATTTGGTCACGTGGATAACAGCAAAGAGAACCTACTTAAAGCCGTTGACCTATCAGGGTATTTTTTGGATGAGTATGAAGATAAAGACGGAAAGCTTGTTACTACTATTTCTACAGATAAGCAGTTAGATACTACAGAGCCATCATGGCAAAACTTATTCCAATGCCGCCTTGATGTTCATCAAGCTAGCAATGGCGAACTGCTGTTCAACTTAGTCCATATTGGCTGCTAA
- a CDS encoding HoxN/HupN/NixA family nickel/cobalt transporter — protein sequence MNRLGDRLIAFSIVCLTLAFFGKYWNLLLINAMSVQREVGNILTDTIYAFQDDQGWNSLWIVVLSYLYGMVHALGPGHGKAVTCAYLIAHKTTITTALLITSATSLLQTLSTLLVMTISCLVTSSINHPHPMFNVVSQVSCFGLVIFGLLSVWGSFCGASKANTVYGLILALGCRPCISTLMAMLFSSMLNLHYVGLLASFSIALGVTVTTSILACMVLITKTALSCSLVPYSQNISRVLQIVSGILIVVLAVMMSRTNSLAVIPPLQTLSL from the coding sequence ATGAACCGGTTAGGCGATCGACTCATTGCCTTTTCGATTGTTTGTTTAACTCTTGCTTTCTTTGGTAAGTACTGGAACCTACTACTTATCAACGCAATGAGTGTTCAAAGAGAAGTGGGTAATATACTGACTGATACCATTTACGCTTTCCAAGACGACCAAGGTTGGAACTCATTATGGATAGTGGTATTGAGTTATCTGTATGGAATGGTGCATGCCCTTGGTCCTGGGCATGGGAAGGCTGTAACGTGCGCATACTTAATCGCCCACAAAACAACCATCACCACCGCTTTGCTCATTACAAGCGCAACGTCGTTACTGCAAACCCTCAGCACCCTTCTAGTAATGACCATAAGTTGCCTTGTGACTTCGTCGATTAATCACCCCCATCCTATGTTCAACGTGGTATCTCAAGTGAGTTGCTTTGGTCTAGTTATATTTGGCCTGCTTTCAGTTTGGGGTAGTTTTTGTGGCGCGAGTAAAGCGAACACTGTCTACGGGTTGATACTCGCACTAGGTTGCCGACCCTGTATAAGTACGCTTATGGCGATGCTGTTTTCAAGCATGCTAAACCTCCATTATGTCGGCTTGCTGGCATCCTTTTCGATCGCTTTGGGGGTGACGGTCACCACAAGCATCCTCGCCTGTATGGTACTGATCACCAAAACTGCGTTGTCATGTAGCCTTGTGCCCTACTCGCAAAATATTTCCCGAGTGTTACAGATAGTCAGCGGTATCCTTATTGTTGTTTTAGCCGTGATGATGTCTCGTACAAACAGCCTCGCGGTAATTCCCCCGCTGCAAACACTCTCCCTTTAA